DNA from Terriglobus tenax:
CAACCAGGTCGGCCGCACCCATGTGGATGATATCCATCATCAGCCGCGTGTCCGTCACCCCCGAAAGCATGATGACCGGAAGCGACGGGTAATTGCGGCGCAGTGTGCGAAGCAGGTCGATTCCGGAAAGGGCCGGCATATCCAGGTCGTCAATGACGAGGTCGATAGTGGAGGCCCCATCTTCCATAAAGCGGAGGGCTTCCTGGCAGCTGGAGGCTTCTACGGTCAGCAGACCTCCACCGTTCAGAACATCGCGGAGCATCTCCCGCACAGAAGGGTTATCGTCGACAATCAGGATACGTCGGGCAGCCATGCTGGTCTCCTTGCCGTACAGTTGCCTGCATCGGCAGAGGAGACCAGGACTTGAGCGGGAAGACTAGTTTTTTTTCAGACGGGAGCGCCGTTCGTCAGCCCAGCCCGGCTTTGTCTCCTGGCGGGAACGTGCGATAGCCAGCGAGCCGGCCGGGACGTTGTCCGTGATGATGGAGCCGGCGGCGGTAATGGCGCCGTCACCGATGGTCACCGGTGCCACCAGGGCGTTGTCAGAACCGATAAAGACGTTATCGCCGATGGTTGTCTGGTGCTTGTTGACGCCGTCGTAGTTGCAGGTAATCACGCCCGCGCCAATGTTGGTTCCGGAGCCGATGACCGCATCGCCCAGGTAGGTCAGGTGGTTCGCCTTCGAGCCCTTGCCGAGCGTTACCTTCTTGGTCTCAACAAAATTGCCGACGTGTGCACCTTCGCCGATATGGCTTTCAGGGCGCAAGTGCGCGTAAGGGCCGAGGATGGCTCCGTTAGCCACGGTCGCCTGATCGAGAATGCAGCCATTCCGAAGGATGACACGCTCGCCGATGGTTGAGTTCTGCACGACCGAGTAGGAGCGGATGCGGCAGTCGCCGCCGACAACAGTGTTGCCGAGCAACTGCACAAAGGGCTCGAGAACGGTGTCTGCCGCAACCTGTACCGAGGAGTCGATGACGCAGGTCTCCGGTCGGAAGATGGTGACACCCTGAGCCATCAGGCGGCGCGCGGTGGCCATGCGCATCGCCTCGTCCAGGTACATCATCTCGGCGATGGTGTTGGCTCCGAGCACCTCGTCCACCCCCCCGGTCGCCTCAAGGGCTACAACCTTTTCTCCTGAGCCGACCAGAAGGCTGGCTACGTCGGTCAAATAAAGCTCGCCCTGTGCGTTGTTGGCGTTCAGCTTGTCGAGCTGCGTGAAGAGGGAAGCTGTACGGAAGGCGTAAATGCCGGAGTTGATCTCGGGTGTATCGCGCTGTTCAGGCTTCAGGTCTTTCTGCTCCACGATGGCAAGCGCCTCGGAAGAGCCAGGCTCACGGCGGATGACGCGTCCATAGCCTGTGGGGTCTTCCGGCACGGCCGTGAGGATTGTCATGGAGGCATCCTGTGCAAGGTGAAAGTCGCGGATGGCTGTAATGGTCTCCGGACGGATGAGCGGTACGTCGCCGGAGAGCACCAGCAGATGATCGGGCGGCGTAATGTCGGAGGCGGCGAAGAAGGCCTTGACCTGCTGGATGGCATGGCCGGTTCCGCGCTGCTCGGCCTGCAGCACGAAGTGTGTTCCTTCGGCGGAGACAGCTGACTTTACCTTGTCGGCCTCGTGGCCAACAATGACGTAGATGTCGCCGGGCCGGACAACCTGTTTCGCGGCGGCGATGACGTGCAGCAGAAGCGCTTTGCCACCGATTTCATGCAGCACCTTGGGGCGCTTGGACTTCAGGCGTGTGCCTTTGCCGGCAGCCATAATGGCAACGGCGAACGTGGGAGTGCTCATGTTGGGAATGATAGATGGAGAGGGGAGTACGCGGGAGATGCAAAAACGGGTCCTTCCTCGTGCCAAGGACCCGTTTTTGCCGTGGAGTGTTAGTTTCCCATGCCTGCCGGGGGCGGCGGGATGGTGATATCGACGTTGTTGACCGGACCGAGCTGCTTGAGCGAGTCGCCCAGGTCGCCGCCGTTGCCAACGACAACGATGGCCAGCTTTGAGGTGTCGATATACTTTGCCGCGACACGGGAGACATCCGCGGCCGAGACCTTCTCGATCGCTGACTTGTACTTCTCCAGGTAGTCGGCAGGGTAGCCGTAGAAGGCCAGCATGACCTGCTCGCTCAGCACCTTCGAACGCGAGTCGTAGCGGAAGATGAAGGAGTTCAGCAGCTGCTCCTTGGCATTCTTCAGCTCGGTCTCCGTGGGAGGAACGCTCTTGAGCTGGTTGATCTCATCGAGCATCGCCTTGGTGGCCGCAACCGTGCTGGCACTCTTGGTACCGGCCTGCACACGAAAGGTTCCCGGGTGGTCGTAGCTGGCTCCGTAACCTCCTCCAACCGAGTAGGCCAGGCCAAGCTTCGTTCGGACGGACTGCACGATCCGCGATCCGAAACCACCGGAGAAGATCTCGTTCATGACACTGAGCGCGTAAACGTCCGGGTTGTTGCGCAGGGTGCCAAGGCCGGCGATGGAGATGTTGGACTGGTTCACATCGTCCTTGTTGATGAAGTAGACGCCGGGCTTGGGGCCTGGGAAATCGCCCTTGTAGGACTTCGTGGGCTCGCCCTTGGGCAGCTTCTCGAAGACATCGCGCAGCTTCTTCTCAATGGTGGCGGAGTCGAAGTCGCCAATGACCGAGACCATCAAGTTACTGCCGACAACGGTCCTGTCGTGCCACTGCTTCATGTCATCGACGGTGACGGCCAGTACCGTGGAGAACTCGGCCTGACGGGCGTAGGGGCTGCTGCCGCCGTAGACCACCTTGGCCACCTCGCGTGCAAGGATGCCGCTGGCATCGTCATTGCGGCGGGCGATGCCGGTAGCCATCTGCTGCTGGGCAAGCTCCAGTTTGTCGGCCTTGAAGGCAGGGTGCAGTAACAGGTCGACTGCCTGTGGGAAGACGGTGTCGAAATCGGTCTTCAGACTGCTCCAGGAAAGACCAGTGGAGTCCAGGTCAGAGCTGGTCTCGATCTTGGCGGCCTTTGCTTCCAGCATGTCGTCCATGGCGTCACCGTCGAGTGTGGCGGTGCCGCTGGTACGCCATACATCACCGTACATATCCAGCATGCCGGTCTTGGCGGCAGGCTCTTCACGCGATCCGCCGCGGACGTTGATGCTGCCGTCGATGAAGGGAAGTTCATGGTCTTCCTGCAGAAAGATGATGACGCCGTTCTTCAGGTCGATCCGTTTTGGCTGTACGGGTTTGAACTCATGCAGCGGCGGCGTGGGGATTTTGGCCCATGGCTGGGCGGTCTGCGCAGGAAGAGCTGGTACAGCAAGAGAAAGAGTAAGAGCTACGCGGAGGATGGTTTTCACTGCGCACCTCCCTGAGCAGCAGCGGCGGGTGTGGGCTTGCTGGGCCGTGTGAACTCAATGGTGGTGCTGGTACGGTTGGATTCGACAAACAACTGGTTGGCGACACGGCGAATGTCCGCCTTGGTTACCTTGTCATAAGCATCCAACTGGCGGAAGAGCTCGCGCCAGTCACCATAGCGGGTCTGGTACTCGGCCAGCTGCGACGCGAGCCCCTGGTTGCTGGCAAGGCCGCGCAGCAGATCGGCACGGGCGCGTGTCTTGAACATAGCCAGCTCGGCGTCGGAAACATCTTCCGTCTTCAGACGGTCAAGTTCTTTGTGGATGGCGTCGCGAAGCTGTGCGGGTGTCTTGCCCGGGACGGGAACAGCGTACACCGCGAACAGGCCGGGATACTTTTCGCCGGGGAAGCCACTGAATCCGGCTGCTGCGGCAGCAATCTTCTGGTCGCGAACCAGCGAGCGATAGAGTCGCGCCGTGCGGCCGTTCGAGAAAAGGTCGGTGATGGCGTCGTACACGGCATCATCTTTGTCGCGGTAGTCAGGACGGTGGTAGCCCTCAAGGTAGAAAGGCTGCGTGGCCTCGCGGATGGTGACGGTGCGTTCGGCGAATTGCTTCGGTTCGACCGTAGTCATCTCCGGCGGTTTGGGGCCGGCGGGAATGCGTCCGAAATACTTCTCGAGGATCGGCATGGCTTCGGCGCTCTTCACGTCACCTACGACAGCCACAACCATGTTGGCAGGCACGTAATACTTCTTGTGGAACTCCTCGGCCTCGGTCGCGGTCACCTGGCTTATCTCGCTGGGCCAGCCGACGCCGCTGCGGCCGTAGGGATGCGCGGTATAAGCGGCGGCGAGGAACTGCTCCACCATGCGGCCAATGGGAGCGGAGTCAATACGCATGCGGCGTTCTTCCTGCACGACGTCGCGCTCCTTGTAGAACTCGCGCAGGACGGGGTCGGCGATGCGGCTGCTTTCGAGGTAGGCCCAGAGCTCCAGGCGGTTGGAGGGCATCGACCAGAAGTAGTCGGTCTTGTCCTCGCCAGTAGAGGCGTTCAGGCCAACGGCTCCGCTCTGCTCTGCGATCTCAGAGAACTGGTTCGGAATGACGTACTGCTGCGCGTCTTTCGTGGCTGCGTCGAAGGCATCCTTCAGTTGCGCAAGCTTCTTCGGATCCTGGCCGACCAGCTTGCGCTGTTCCAGGTTGTAGGCGGAGTAGGCGGCCTCCACCCTGGCCAGCGCGGCCTTCTCGGCAGTGATGTTGGTGGTGCCAATCTCGCTGGTACCCTTGAAAGCCATGTGCTCAAACATGTGCGCCAGACCGGAGGCTCCCTGGGGATCATCCGCCGAGCCGGCGTCTACCAGCGTGTAGAAGCTGAAGACCGGCGCTTCAGGGCGCTCACAAACAATCAGGGTCATGCCGTTGGGCAGCACTTTGACCGTGGTGCGCTTCTCAAAGCTCGCCAGATCCTGCGCCGCGGCAACTCCGGCAAAAAGGACAACGGCCGCAAGCGCGGCTTTCATGCGATGCAACATGGAACCTCCAACCTCTTCAATACTGCAACGATAGTGGATATGGGCGTGGGACGGTTAGCCAGGGTCGAAGGTTAGACCCGCTTTTTTGCAGATTTGCGTGCAGCTTTCTTTGCCGGTTTGGCGGCTGCTTTCTTTGCGGCCTTGCTGGGTGTCTTGCTGGCAGCTTTTTTAGCCGCTTTCCTGGCCACAGCCTTCTTCGCTGTCTTTCCGGCAGCATGACTGGTCTCCATAACCGGTTCGATCGGCAGGATGACCGGAGCAGACTTGGCTGAGGCTGGAAGGGCGGCTTCCGCGGTGATGGAAGGAACGGTGATGCTGGCCAGGAATTGTTTGCTGGTCCAGTCATTGCGGGCAGCAGGGGGGCCATTACGATGGCTTTCGGCCGCAGCTGTCTGCCAGTCGCCACTGACTACGGCTTTCAGCATCTTCGGGTAGCCCTTCAGCAGCCCTGTCAGACCCAGGTTATAGGCCATATCAAGCAGGGCCAGCTTGGCGGGTTGGGGCAGGGCATCCCATGTGGAAATATTCTTGCGCAGCTGCTGGTCCAGGGTCATGACGGCTGCGCGGAGCTGGGCGTCGATCTCCTCCAGCGTCAGCAGGACCGACATGGCGCTGCGGTAGTATCCGGAGGCCTTGCCCTTCACCATGGAGGCGACGCGGCGGAAGTCGACGGCAATCTCCTGTGTTGTCGCGGGGCGATTGTCGTACTGGAAGGGCAGGTGCGCGGCTGTCTGGGCATCCGGCAGCATCAGGCCTGCGCCGACGGTGACCTTGCCCACCGTGTCCTGGTACATCCAGCGGACGACATTCTCAAAAACTTTCAGTTGCGCGAAGGACTCTTCCAGATAAGTCGACACGCGGAAAGCGTACCACGGCTCCCACTTTAGTCACCTCCAGGTAACCCGGGAAGTGTTATTGCCTTTCCCGTTTCAACCGGCGAGAATCAAGGCGGTCCCTATGGCAGTGAAAATTCAGGCTCTTGTCCGCCAGTGCGCGAAGGTTTGTGCGTTGGTGTGTGTTCTTTCCGCAGGTTTGCAGGCGCAGCAAGTGCGTCGCACCCTGCCTTCCGCCACGACGCTGCTGCCCACTGGGACGGCGACGCTGGGCTCTGCTGCCGCTTCAGCGCCGCTTGGTCATATTTCGATTGCGCTGACCACGGACGACGCACGGCAAAGCGCGCTTGCGCAGTATTTGACGGACCTGACCCGAACCGGTTCCGACAGTTATCACCACTGGCTTACGCCCGCCGAATTTGCCACGCGCTTTGGTGCGACCGATGCCGAGGTGAGCCAGGCGACTGCATGGCTTGAGTCCCAGGGTGTGCATATAACCGGCACGAACGCCGCACACACGTTGCTGCAGGCCACTTCTACCGTGGCCATCGCGAGGAATCTCTTTGCCGCAGACCTTCGCCAGGCGCAGGTTGCGGGCAGTTTGCATGTTGTCACCGTCGGCGATCTTTCTCTGCCGGAAACCGCGCCGCAGGTGATTGGCGCTGTTTCGGGGCTGGATGATCTGGATAGCTCGCCTTTGGCAACGGCAGAGGCTAAGGTCGA
Protein-coding regions in this window:
- a CDS encoding response regulator translates to MAARRILIVDDNPSVREMLRDVLNGGGLLTVEASSCQEALRFMEDGASTIDLVIDDLDMPALSGIDLLRTLRRNYPSLPVIMLSGVTDTRLMMDIIHMGAADLVAKPLRSNGLLTAIRCAISARLCPPAWRESMA
- the glmU gene encoding bifunctional UDP-N-acetylglucosamine diphosphorylase/glucosamine-1-phosphate N-acetyltransferase GlmU; translated protein: MSTPTFAVAIMAAGKGTRLKSKRPKVLHEIGGKALLLHVIAAAKQVVRPGDIYVIVGHEADKVKSAVSAEGTHFVLQAEQRGTGHAIQQVKAFFAASDITPPDHLLVLSGDVPLIRPETITAIRDFHLAQDASMTILTAVPEDPTGYGRVIRREPGSSEALAIVEQKDLKPEQRDTPEINSGIYAFRTASLFTQLDKLNANNAQGELYLTDVASLLVGSGEKVVALEATGGVDEVLGANTIAEMMYLDEAMRMATARRLMAQGVTIFRPETCVIDSSVQVAADTVLEPFVQLLGNTVVGGDCRIRSYSVVQNSTIGERVILRNGCILDQATVANGAILGPYAHLRPESHIGEGAHVGNFVETKKVTLGKGSKANHLTYLGDAVIGSGTNIGAGVITCNYDGVNKHQTTIGDNVFIGSDNALVAPVTIGDGAITAAGSIITDNVPAGSLAIARSRQETKPGWADERRSRLKKN
- a CDS encoding M16 family metallopeptidase; its protein translation is MKTILRVALTLSLAVPALPAQTAQPWAKIPTPPLHEFKPVQPKRIDLKNGVIIFLQEDHELPFIDGSINVRGGSREEPAAKTGMLDMYGDVWRTSGTATLDGDAMDDMLEAKAAKIETSSDLDSTGLSWSSLKTDFDTVFPQAVDLLLHPAFKADKLELAQQQMATGIARRNDDASGILAREVAKVVYGGSSPYARQAEFSTVLAVTVDDMKQWHDRTVVGSNLMVSVIGDFDSATIEKKLRDVFEKLPKGEPTKSYKGDFPGPKPGVYFINKDDVNQSNISIAGLGTLRNNPDVYALSVMNEIFSGGFGSRIVQSVRTKLGLAYSVGGGYGASYDHPGTFRVQAGTKSASTVAATKAMLDEINQLKSVPPTETELKNAKEQLLNSFIFRYDSRSKVLSEQVMLAFYGYPADYLEKYKSAIEKVSAADVSRVAAKYIDTSKLAIVVVGNGGDLGDSLKQLGPVNNVDITIPPPPAGMGN
- a CDS encoding M16 family metallopeptidase; amino-acid sequence: MLHRMKAALAAVVLFAGVAAAQDLASFEKRTTVKVLPNGMTLIVCERPEAPVFSFYTLVDAGSADDPQGASGLAHMFEHMAFKGTSEIGTTNITAEKAALARVEAAYSAYNLEQRKLVGQDPKKLAQLKDAFDAATKDAQQYVIPNQFSEIAEQSGAVGLNASTGEDKTDYFWSMPSNRLELWAYLESSRIADPVLREFYKERDVVQEERRMRIDSAPIGRMVEQFLAAAYTAHPYGRSGVGWPSEISQVTATEAEEFHKKYYVPANMVVAVVGDVKSAEAMPILEKYFGRIPAGPKPPEMTTVEPKQFAERTVTIREATQPFYLEGYHRPDYRDKDDAVYDAITDLFSNGRTARLYRSLVRDQKIAAAAAGFSGFPGEKYPGLFAVYAVPVPGKTPAQLRDAIHKELDRLKTEDVSDAELAMFKTRARADLLRGLASNQGLASQLAEYQTRYGDWRELFRQLDAYDKVTKADIRRVANQLFVESNRTSTTIEFTRPSKPTPAAAAQGGAQ
- a CDS encoding lysozyme family protein, with the translated sequence MSTYLEESFAQLKVFENVVRWMYQDTVGKVTVGAGLMLPDAQTAAHLPFQYDNRPATTQEIAVDFRRVASMVKGKASGYYRSAMSVLLTLEEIDAQLRAAVMTLDQQLRKNISTWDALPQPAKLALLDMAYNLGLTGLLKGYPKMLKAVVSGDWQTAAAESHRNGPPAARNDWTSKQFLASITVPSITAEAALPASAKSAPVILPIEPVMETSHAAGKTAKKAVARKAAKKAASKTPSKAAKKAAAKPAKKAARKSAKKRV